In Sphingomonas crocodyli, a genomic segment contains:
- a CDS encoding EAL domain-containing protein has protein sequence MLNLWYCVRYQHDWRLVALAGLICGLTSLAAVTLLRQQRGEALWIDRRWRLTAGVMTGFGIWSAHFVAMLGYNTGPIVVGYAYEQTGLSLMVAIIMTIAGFTLPYRRRHSWPFLTAGGALVGAGITAMHYIGMSGVEFPGHFGWDAGLVALSALCAVGFAIPALTLALRSRGAGSGLAAGGLLMLAILSLHFTGMLALQVIPDADGASGENILSPVTLGLVIGALALAVLLIGIGASIINATAVAAIKSRGREFRILVQGITDCALYMLSLDGRVVSWNAGAARLKGFTSEEAIGLNFASFYSQDDQAAGAPQRAIAAARDTGKFTAEGWRYRKDGSRFWANVTIEAVVGEQGDIIGFAKITRDISRQKEDQDRLIALTEKLDAALTNMHQGLALFDPEERVALVNARFRTMYRLGPDVALEGLSFSDFMRTALLARGSVIVDQQRIEAGRGWLRACLAQPGGGGSVTIGFDDGGVVDVSYQALPDGGFVATFEDVSERHRSEARIAHMAMHDDLTGLPNRTNFNGQVEEAVRRAQAGNSKVGLVVIDLDGFKEINDTYGHGVGDMILETLGQRMSAMLGEGQILARFGGDEFAAACSFTDEAELNGFLDQLTDTLDAPIEGDGLEIKPRACLGVAIFPDDGGDREQILSNADLAMYRAKATHGVQLCRYEYGMDEVARKRRQMANDLRDAIAVDGLSLAYQVQRSLDSGEVTGYEALARWQHPIDGWIAPQDFISVAEESGCIIELGECVLRRACREAASWPEPHRVAVNLSPVQLTRPSLATTLAEILLETGLPPSRLELEITETALIADKTSALHILRQIKAMGVSIAIDDFGTGYSSLETLHSFPFDKIKIDRSFVLESEKSEQARAIIRAVIALGSTIGMPVLAEGVETEAQLDMLRSEGCSEAQGYLLGRPSLEGPSESKPSEIIRTAIQRG, from the coding sequence TTGCTCAACCTTTGGTATTGCGTGCGTTACCAGCATGACTGGCGATTGGTTGCGCTGGCGGGCCTGATCTGCGGGCTGACCAGCCTTGCCGCCGTGACCTTGCTGCGCCAGCAGCGGGGCGAGGCGCTGTGGATCGATCGCCGCTGGCGGCTGACCGCGGGCGTGATGACCGGCTTCGGCATCTGGTCGGCGCATTTCGTCGCGATGCTCGGCTACAATACCGGTCCGATCGTGGTCGGCTACGCCTATGAGCAGACCGGGCTGTCGCTGATGGTCGCCATCATCATGACGATCGCGGGCTTCACGCTTCCGTATCGGCGCCGGCATTCGTGGCCGTTCCTGACCGCCGGTGGCGCGCTCGTCGGTGCCGGCATCACCGCGATGCACTATATCGGCATGAGCGGGGTCGAGTTTCCGGGGCATTTCGGCTGGGATGCCGGCCTCGTCGCCTTGTCAGCCTTGTGCGCGGTCGGCTTTGCGATCCCCGCGCTGACGCTCGCCTTGCGCTCACGCGGAGCGGGCAGCGGGCTGGCGGCCGGCGGGCTGCTGATGCTCGCGATCCTGTCGCTGCACTTCACCGGCATGTTGGCGCTGCAGGTCATTCCGGACGCCGATGGCGCGTCGGGCGAAAATATCCTCTCCCCGGTCACTTTGGGCCTCGTGATCGGCGCGCTGGCGCTCGCGGTTCTCCTGATCGGCATCGGCGCCTCGATCATCAACGCGACCGCCGTCGCCGCGATCAAGTCGCGCGGCCGCGAGTTCCGCATCCTGGTGCAGGGCATCACCGATTGCGCGCTCTACATGCTCAGCCTCGATGGCCGGGTGGTCAGCTGGAATGCGGGCGCGGCGCGGCTCAAGGGCTTCACGTCCGAAGAGGCGATCGGGCTCAACTTCGCCAGCTTCTATTCGCAGGATGATCAGGCGGCCGGCGCCCCACAGCGCGCGATCGCCGCGGCGCGCGACACGGGCAAATTCACCGCCGAGGGCTGGCGCTATCGCAAGGATGGCAGCCGCTTCTGGGCCAATGTGACGATCGAAGCCGTCGTCGGCGAACAGGGCGACATTATCGGCTTCGCCAAGATCACCCGCGATATCAGCCGTCAGAAGGAGGATCAGGACCGCCTGATCGCGCTGACCGAAAAGCTCGATGCCGCGCTCACCAACATGCATCAGGGGCTGGCCCTGTTCGATCCTGAGGAGCGGGTCGCCCTCGTCAACGCGCGCTTCCGCACGATGTACCGGCTGGGGCCGGACGTGGCGCTCGAAGGGCTCAGCTTCTCCGATTTCATGCGCACCGCCTTGCTCGCGCGCGGCAGCGTCATCGTCGATCAGCAGCGGATCGAGGCGGGGCGCGGCTGGCTGCGCGCCTGTCTGGCGCAACCGGGCGGCGGCGGATCGGTGACAATCGGTTTCGACGATGGCGGCGTGGTCGATGTATCCTATCAGGCGCTGCCCGATGGCGGCTTCGTCGCGACGTTCGAGGATGTGAGCGAGCGCCATCGATCCGAAGCGCGCATCGCGCATATGGCGATGCATGACGATCTGACCGGCCTGCCCAACCGCACCAATTTCAACGGCCAAGTCGAAGAGGCCGTCCGCCGTGCGCAGGCGGGAAACAGCAAGGTCGGCCTGGTCGTGATCGATCTCGACGGCTTCAAGGAGATCAACGACACATACGGTCACGGCGTCGGCGACATGATCCTCGAAACGCTCGGCCAGCGCATGTCGGCAATGCTGGGCGAGGGGCAGATCCTCGCGCGCTTCGGCGGCGACGAATTCGCGGCCGCTTGCAGCTTCACCGACGAAGCCGAACTTAACGGCTTCCTCGATCAACTGACGGACACGCTCGATGCCCCGATCGAGGGAGACGGGCTGGAGATCAAACCACGCGCCTGCCTGGGCGTTGCGATCTTCCCCGATGATGGCGGCGATCGCGAACAGATATTGAGCAACGCCGATCTCGCCATGTACCGCGCCAAGGCGACCCACGGCGTGCAGCTGTGCCGATACGAATATGGCATGGACGAGGTCGCGCGGAAGCGCCGCCAGATGGCGAACGACCTGCGTGATGCGATCGCGGTCGACGGCCTGTCGCTCGCCTATCAGGTGCAGCGCTCGCTCGATAGCGGCGAGGTCACGGGATATGAGGCGCTCGCGCGCTGGCAGCATCCGATCGATGGCTGGATCGCACCGCAGGACTTCATCTCGGTCGCTGAGGAAAGCGGCTGCATCATCGAACTGGGCGAATGCGTCCTGCGCCGTGCATGCCGCGAGGCGGCTTCGTGGCCCGAGCCCCATCGCGTCGCCGTGAACCTGTCGCCGGTCCAGCTCACCCGCCCGAGCCTTGCGACCACGCTTGCCGAAATCCTGCTGGAGACCGGGCTGCCGCCCAGCCGGCTGGAACTCGAGATCACCGAAACCGCGCTGATCGCCGACAAGACCAGCGCGCTCCACATCCTGCGCCAGATCAAGGCGATGGGCGTGTCGATCGCGATCGACGATTTCGGCACGGGCTATTCGTCGCTCGAAACGCTCCATTCCTTCCCATTCGACAAGATCAAGATCGATCGGTCGTTCGTGCTGGAATCGGAAAAGAGCGAACAGGCGCGCGCGATCATCCGCGCCGTGATCGCGCTCGGCTCGACGATCGGCATGCCGGTGCTCGCCGAGGGAGTCGAGACCGAAGCCCAGCTCGATATGCTGCGCTCCGAAGGCTGTTCGGAGGCGCAGGGTTACTTGCTGGGCCGGCCCTCGCTCGAGGGGCCGAGCGAGAGCAAGCCGTCGGAGATTATCCGCACGGCCATCCAGCGCGGCTGA
- a CDS encoding flavin-containing monooxygenase produces the protein MTDILDLTASSDAVIDDAVAHADPMVLRGVLYQLTGDDELANMAMARSTREDLTISDVESVADVGLLRAKAAAFLRARRDSGASGADLGSTDRLLKSLSMTAGYELPEAERDLWIEQAAFDPMQRGVRWSGDVAPAAREGFRVAVVGSGLSGLAAAVHLKQAGIPFVVFEKNAEVGGTWYENRYPGARVDTASRGYSHQFGINYPFPLAFCARDEQLKYFKWIADEYGLRDHIRFNTEVKAMTWDEDAKLWDIRAEGPDGAQDVRVNAVVSCVGFLSRPQLPTIEGMESFQGTACHSAQWPEGLGVDGKRVAVIGSGASGYQTLPVIAKTAAHTFLFQRTANWCFDDAEYLKTTPWQLLWLEKNIPFYLNFERLRLNALRHPDSVMTGCRADPTYVDEHARSAANKLVRDNRVAYINRQLASRPELIDRMIPPTPPLSSRPIRVDPDDNVYGALLQDNVSLVSDPIERITPAGVRAGGTDYPVDIILYATGFKANDFLWPMEVRGRDGARIEDLWAKDGPRAYLGVMLPGFPNLFMSYGPNSNNFGGFHVIDLLELAVQFAVRSIAGLIERGKASVEVTAEGYAKFADELDREEAHMLYIDKRAHNYYQNEHGRSAVNGPIDIRRMWNWLKDPAPSGAPQAKTDAGLRPYFGEDLIVS, from the coding sequence ATGACCGATATTCTCGACCTTACCGCGTCGTCCGATGCGGTTATCGATGACGCCGTGGCGCATGCCGATCCGATGGTGTTGCGGGGCGTCCTCTATCAACTGACCGGTGATGACGAGCTGGCCAATATGGCGATGGCGCGCAGCACCCGCGAGGATCTGACGATCAGCGACGTCGAAAGCGTCGCCGATGTCGGCCTGCTGCGCGCGAAGGCGGCCGCCTTTCTGCGCGCGCGGCGCGACAGCGGGGCGTCGGGCGCCGATCTGGGATCGACCGACCGGCTGCTCAAAAGCCTGAGCATGACCGCGGGCTATGAATTGCCCGAGGCGGAGCGCGATCTGTGGATCGAGCAGGCGGCGTTCGATCCGATGCAGCGCGGGGTCCGCTGGTCCGGCGATGTTGCCCCGGCGGCGCGCGAAGGCTTCCGCGTTGCGGTGGTCGGCAGCGGGCTATCGGGCCTCGCCGCCGCCGTGCATCTGAAGCAGGCCGGCATTCCCTTCGTCGTGTTCGAAAAGAATGCGGAGGTCGGCGGCACCTGGTATGAAAACCGCTATCCGGGCGCGCGGGTCGACACCGCCAGCCGCGGCTATTCGCACCAGTTCGGTATCAACTATCCCTTCCCGCTCGCTTTCTGCGCGCGCGACGAGCAGCTGAAATATTTCAAGTGGATCGCCGACGAATACGGCCTGCGCGATCACATCCGCTTCAACACCGAGGTCAAGGCGATGACCTGGGATGAGGACGCAAAGCTGTGGGATATCCGCGCCGAGGGGCCGGATGGCGCGCAGGACGTGCGGGTGAACGCGGTCGTCAGCTGCGTAGGCTTCCTATCGCGTCCGCAGCTTCCCACGATCGAGGGGATGGAGAGCTTTCAGGGCACAGCCTGCCATTCGGCGCAATGGCCCGAAGGGCTCGGCGTCGATGGCAAGCGTGTTGCGGTGATCGGATCGGGCGCGTCGGGCTATCAGACGCTGCCGGTGATCGCGAAGACGGCGGCGCACACCTTCCTGTTTCAGCGAACGGCGAACTGGTGCTTCGACGATGCCGAATATCTGAAGACGACGCCGTGGCAGTTGCTGTGGCTCGAAAAGAACATTCCCTTCTACCTCAATTTCGAACGGCTGCGGCTGAACGCGCTGCGCCACCCGGATTCGGTGATGACGGGATGTCGTGCCGATCCGACCTATGTCGACGAACATGCGCGCAGCGCCGCGAACAAGCTCGTTCGCGACAATCGCGTCGCCTATATCAACCGCCAACTCGCCAGCCGGCCCGAACTGATCGACCGGATGATCCCGCCGACGCCGCCCTTGTCGTCGCGCCCGATCCGTGTCGATCCGGACGACAATGTCTATGGCGCGCTGTTGCAGGACAATGTGTCGCTGGTCAGCGATCCGATCGAACGGATCACGCCTGCGGGCGTGCGCGCCGGGGGGACGGATTATCCGGTCGACATCATCCTCTACGCCACCGGGTTCAAGGCGAACGATTTCCTGTGGCCGATGGAGGTGCGCGGCCGCGATGGCGCGCGGATCGAGGATCTGTGGGCGAAGGATGGGCCGCGCGCCTATCTGGGCGTGATGCTGCCGGGCTTCCCCAATCTGTTCATGTCCTACGGCCCGAACTCGAACAATTTCGGCGGCTTCCACGTCATCGATCTGCTCGAGCTTGCGGTGCAGTTCGCGGTCCGATCGATCGCCGGCCTGATCGAACGGGGCAAGGCGTCGGTGGAGGTGACCGCCGAAGGCTACGCCAAGTTCGCGGACGAACTCGACCGTGAGGAAGCGCACATGCTCTACATCGATAAGCGCGCGCATAATTATTATCAGAACGAACATGGCCGATCGGCGGTCAACGGCCCCATCGACATCCGCCGCATGTGGAACTGGCTGAAGGATCCCGCGCCTTCGGGCGCGCCGCAGGCAAAGACGGACGCGGGATTGCGCCCCTATTTCGGCGAGGATTTGATCGTCAGCTGA
- a CDS encoding TetR/AcrR family transcriptional regulator, with product MSDDAENSPRKQAARQRIVEALLSLLHDGEDINHDRVAERAGVGRRTVYRYFPDREALMQSVWTGVTSLAGPDVTFPTTEADLLATMPGIYEGFDKIADYATLIRSTPQGRAVRLSQRERRVESYTAAAADAVAELPPEDQRLATAILQVLHTTPWLEMRDHWGLSGTQTAEACGWAMRVLLQDLRARGASPLAEGPAAQLTIKSSPK from the coding sequence ATGAGCGACGATGCCGAGAACTCCCCCCGCAAGCAGGCCGCGCGCCAGCGCATCGTCGAGGCGCTGCTGTCGCTGCTGCACGATGGGGAGGACATCAATCACGATCGGGTCGCCGAACGCGCGGGCGTCGGCCGGCGGACGGTCTATCGCTACTTCCCCGATCGCGAAGCGCTGATGCAGTCGGTGTGGACCGGGGTGACCTCGCTCGCGGGGCCGGATGTCACCTTTCCGACCACCGAGGCCGATTTGCTGGCGACGATGCCGGGTATCTACGAAGGCTTCGACAAGATTGCGGACTATGCCACTTTGATCCGATCGACCCCGCAGGGCCGCGCCGTGCGACTGTCGCAGCGCGAACGCCGGGTCGAAAGCTATACCGCGGCGGCGGCCGACGCGGTGGCCGAACTGCCGCCCGAGGATCAGCGGCTCGCGACCGCGATCCTGCAGGTGCTGCACACGACACCGTGGCTGGAAATGCGCGACCATTGGGGACTTTCGGGCACGCAGACCGCCGAAGCCTGCGGCTGGGCGATGCGCGTGCTGTTACAGGATCTGCGCGCACGCGGCGCCAGCCCGCTGGCCGAGGGACCGGCGGCTCAGCTGACGATCAAATCCTCGCCGAAATAG
- a CDS encoding DUF6607 family protein, with the protein MMIRTNLIAVALAFAFATSPALAAPVYGDKAQDRAAILKMAGTFKVTFDMRETVPFVAGYEAYKSKLSGGHEVVRVVVDTPDLIALQHLLVVDMKDGKKPMVIKHWRQDWAWQPKSVLTYAGPGRWTLTPVAATDAKGAWSQTVYQTDDSPRYGGIGRWRYDDGVTRWTSDETLRPLARRDATRHPPYDHYLGVNRHALTPNGWVHEQDNAKIGPKDGKPATYVHETVINNYVPATDFPAQAAEDYWVKTADYWAAVRADWDRVIKAKKGVTLAEEPEFGSTTGHELMLTAEDIISGEAKEDAAIAEAKALIEKETSK; encoded by the coding sequence ATGATGATCCGAACCAATCTGATCGCGGTCGCTTTGGCCTTCGCCTTCGCCACCTCCCCTGCGCTCGCAGCGCCGGTCTATGGGGACAAGGCGCAGGACCGCGCGGCGATCCTGAAGATGGCGGGCACCTTCAAGGTGACGTTCGACATGCGCGAAACCGTCCCCTTCGTCGCGGGCTACGAAGCCTATAAGTCGAAGCTGAGCGGCGGGCACGAAGTGGTGCGCGTCGTCGTCGACACACCCGATCTGATCGCGCTCCAGCATCTGCTGGTCGTCGACATGAAGGACGGCAAGAAGCCGATGGTCATCAAGCATTGGCGGCAGGATTGGGCGTGGCAGCCCAAGTCGGTGCTGACCTATGCCGGGCCGGGCCGCTGGACGCTGACGCCGGTTGCGGCCACCGATGCGAAGGGCGCCTGGTCGCAGACCGTGTACCAGACCGACGACAGCCCGCGTTACGGCGGCATCGGCCGCTGGCGCTATGACGACGGCGTGACGCGCTGGACCAGCGACGAAACGCTGCGCCCCCTCGCCCGCCGCGACGCGACCCGCCACCCGCCCTACGATCACTATCTGGGCGTCAATCGCCACGCGCTGACGCCCAACGGCTGGGTGCATGAGCAGGACAATGCCAAGATCGGCCCGAAGGACGGCAAGCCCGCGACCTACGTGCACGAAACGGTAATCAACAATTACGTCCCCGCCACCGATTTCCCGGCGCAGGCGGCCGAGGATTATTGGGTCAAGACCGCCGATTACTGGGCGGCCGTCCGCGCCGACTGGGATCGCGTGATCAAGGCGAAGAAGGGCGTGACCCTGGCCGAGGAGCCGGAGTTCGGATCGACCACCGGCCACGAACTGATGCTGACCGCCGAGGACATCATCAGCGGCGAGGCCAAGGAAGATGCGGCGATCGCCGAGGCGAAGGCGCTGATCGAGAAGGAAACCTCGAAATAA
- a CDS encoding TonB-dependent hemoglobin/transferrin/lactoferrin family receptor — MTTNFLLRSVCFAALAVSCQAQAAAIADAAAANDADTITVTATRTEKAVIDVPATVSVIDAQTIDDRFINDVKDLVRYEPGVTVRRAPARFTAAGSSTGRDRDSGFNIRGLEGNRVLITVDGVRVPDGFSFGAQNVGRGDYVDLDLIKSVEILRGPASALYGSDGVAGAVSFVTKDPIDFLKDGKSIGGGVRVGYDSSDESWVKGGVAAAKAGDVSAMVAYTRRDGKELDNKGTNDAANVDRTTPNPQDTSSNAVLGRLVWQPEDAHRLRFTYEHFDNDVDTNVLSAIAKPPLAATSVLGLTAADDTKRNRGTIDYRYVGEGLLSGARAALWYQKSETLQTAAEDRSTAADRIRINRFDNRVWGGMLQLESKFETGDIEHLIVYGADHSETKQTGVRDGTVPPAGEVYPTRAFPTTDYDLTGLFVQDEISIAGGLVTLFPALRWDHYKLKPKADALFSGFVPQGQSDSKLTPRIGVVVKPTENIRLFGNYTQGFKAPEPNQLNNSFANVVANYRSIPNPNLKPESSRSVEGGVRFVDTHGSAEIVGFSSKFRNFIDQIQISGNFTAANPAVYQYVNLGRVKIHGIEAKGEYRTDMGLGVRAAASWAKGSVRQTGVAGTRPLDSVEPFKFVAGAFYQPEGGAFRGEVVWTHSAGKKQSRTNNSCNTATTVCFTPPGFWVLDATASYKVMEHATVRVGLFNIFDKKYFWWSDARGLASNSTIRDAFSQPGRNFGASLTLSL; from the coding sequence ATGACGACCAATTTCCTGCTGCGGAGCGTATGCTTCGCGGCACTGGCGGTGTCTTGCCAGGCGCAGGCGGCGGCGATTGCCGATGCGGCGGCGGCGAACGATGCGGACACCATCACCGTGACCGCGACGCGCACCGAAAAGGCGGTGATCGACGTGCCGGCGACCGTGTCGGTGATCGACGCGCAGACGATCGACGATCGCTTCATCAACGATGTGAAAGATCTGGTCCGCTACGAACCCGGCGTCACCGTGCGCCGCGCGCCCGCGCGCTTCACCGCGGCGGGCAGCTCGACCGGGCGTGACCGCGACAGCGGCTTCAACATTCGCGGGCTCGAGGGCAATCGCGTCCTCATCACCGTCGACGGCGTGCGCGTGCCGGACGGCTTCAGCTTCGGCGCGCAGAATGTCGGCCGCGGCGACTATGTCGATCTCGACCTGATCAAATCGGTCGAAATCCTGCGCGGCCCGGCCTCGGCGCTGTACGGCAGCGACGGCGTGGCGGGCGCGGTGAGCTTCGTCACCAAGGATCCGATCGATTTCCTGAAGGACGGCAAGAGCATCGGCGGCGGCGTGCGCGTCGGTTATGACTCGTCGGACGAAAGCTGGGTCAAGGGCGGCGTCGCGGCCGCCAAGGCGGGCGATGTTTCGGCGATGGTCGCCTACACACGCCGCGACGGCAAGGAACTGGACAATAAGGGCACGAACGACGCCGCGAACGTCGATCGCACCACCCCGAACCCGCAGGACACATCGTCCAACGCGGTGCTCGGCCGGCTGGTGTGGCAGCCCGAGGACGCGCATCGCCTGCGCTTCACCTACGAACATTTCGACAATGACGTCGATACCAACGTCCTGAGCGCGATCGCCAAACCGCCGCTGGCCGCCACGTCGGTTCTTGGTCTTACCGCCGCCGACGATACGAAGCGCAATCGCGGCACGATCGACTATCGCTATGTCGGCGAAGGGCTGTTGTCCGGTGCGCGCGCCGCGCTGTGGTATCAGAAGTCCGAGACGCTGCAGACTGCGGCCGAGGATCGCAGCACCGCCGCCGATCGCATCCGCATCAACCGCTTCGACAACCGCGTGTGGGGCGGGATGCTCCAGCTCGAAAGCAAGTTCGAGACGGGCGATATCGAACATCTGATCGTCTATGGCGCCGATCATTCGGAAACGAAGCAGACCGGCGTGCGCGATGGCACCGTGCCGCCGGCGGGCGAAGTCTATCCGACCCGCGCCTTCCCGACGACCGACTATGACCTGACCGGCCTGTTCGTGCAGGACGAGATCAGCATTGCGGGCGGCCTCGTCACTTTGTTCCCGGCCCTGCGCTGGGATCATTACAAGCTGAAGCCGAAGGCCGATGCCCTGTTCAGCGGCTTCGTGCCGCAGGGGCAGAGCGATTCCAAACTCACCCCGCGCATCGGTGTGGTCGTGAAGCCGACCGAGAATATCCGCCTGTTCGGTAACTATACGCAGGGCTTCAAGGCGCCCGAGCCGAACCAGCTCAACAACAGCTTCGCGAACGTGGTCGCCAATTACCGGTCGATCCCCAACCCGAACCTGAAGCCGGAATCGAGCCGCAGCGTCGAAGGCGGCGTCCGCTTCGTCGACACGCACGGTTCGGCCGAGATCGTGGGTTTCAGCAGCAAGTTCCGCAACTTCATCGATCAGATCCAGATCAGCGGCAACTTCACCGCCGCCAATCCGGCGGTCTATCAATATGTGAACCTGGGCCGCGTGAAGATCCACGGAATCGAGGCGAAGGGCGAATATCGGACCGACATGGGCTTGGGCGTCCGCGCTGCAGCCAGCTGGGCGAAGGGATCGGTGCGCCAGACGGGCGTCGCAGGCACCCGTCCGCTCGACAGCGTCGAACCGTTCAAGTTCGTCGCGGGCGCCTTCTACCAGCCCGAAGGCGGCGCCTTCCGCGGCGAGGTCGTGTGGACCCATTCGGCGGGCAAGAAGCAGTCGCGCACCAACAACAGCTGCAACACCGCCACCACCGTCTGCTTCACGCCGCCCGGTTTCTGGGTGCTGGATGCGACGGCATCGTACAAGGTGATGGAGCATGCCACGGTGCGCGTCGGGCTGTTCAACATCTTCGACAAGAAATATTTCTGGTGGAGCGATGCGCGTGGGCTGGCTTCGAACTCGACGATCCGCGATGCCTTCAGCCAGCCGGGGCGCAATTTCGGCGCGTCGCTGACGCTGAGCCTGTAA